A genomic segment from Penaeus vannamei isolate JL-2024 unplaced genomic scaffold, ASM4276789v1 unanchor4849, whole genome shotgun sequence encodes:
- the LOC138861349 gene encoding uncharacterized PE-PGRS family protein PE_PGRS46-like: GGKRCDRTSGAEGTPSSGGGKRCDRTSGAEGTPSSGGGKRCDRTSGAEGTPSSGGGKRCDRTSGAEGTPSSGGGKRCDRTSGAEGTPSSGGGKRCDRTSGAEGTPSSGGGKRCDRTSGAEGTPSSGGGKRCDRTSGAEGTPSSGGGKRCDRTSGAEGTPSSGGGKRCDRTSGAEGTPSSGGGKRCDRTSGAEGTPSSGGGKRCDRTSGAEGTPSSGGGKRCDRTSGAEGTPSSGGGKRCDRTSGAEGTPSSGGGKRCDRTSGAEGTPSSGGGKRCDRTSGAEGTPSSGGGKRCDRTSGAEGTPSSGGGKRCDRTSGAEGTPSSGGGKRCDRTSGAEGTPSSGGGKRSVQVAALRASHLQAPIRI, translated from the coding sequence GCGGCGGCAAAAGGTGCGACAGAACGAGCGGCGCTGAGGGAACGCCATCCTCAGGCGGCGGCAAAAGGTGCGACAGAACGAGCGGCGCTGAGGGAACGCCATCCTCAGGCGGCGGCAAAAGGTGCGACAGAACGAGCGGCGCTGAGGGAACGCCATCCTCAGGCGGCGGCAAAAGGTGCGACAGGACGAGCGGCGCTGAGGGAACGCCATCCTCAGGCGGCGGCAAAAGGTGCGACAGAACGAGCGGCGCTGAGGGTACGCCATCCTCAGGCGGCGGCAAAAGGTGCGACAGAACGAGCGGCGCTGAGGGAACGCCATCCTCAGGCGGCGGCAAAAGGTGCGACAGGACGAGCGGCGCTGAGGGAACGCCATCCTCAGGCGGCGGCAAAAGGTGCGACAGAACGAGCGGCGCTGAGGGAACGCCATCCTCAGGCGGCGGCAAAAGGTGCGACAGAACGAGCGGCGCTGAGGGAACGCCATCCTCAGGCGGCGGCAAAAGGTGCGACAGAACGAGCGGCGCTGAGGGAACGCCATCCTCAGGCGGCGGCAAAAGGTGCGACAGAACGAGCGGCGCTGAGGGAACGCCATCCTCAGGCGGCGGCAAAAGGTGCGACAGAACGAGCGGCGCTGAGGGAACGCCATCCTCAGGCGGCGGCAAAAGGTGCGACAGAACGAGCGGCGCTGAGGGAACGCCATCCTCAGGCGGCGGCAAAAGGTGCGACAGAACGAGCGGCGCTGAGGGAACGCCATCCTCAGGCGGCGGCAAAAGGTGCGACAGGACGAGCGGCGCTGAGGGAACGCCATCCTCAGGCGGCGGCAAAAGGTGCGACAGGACGAGCGGCGCTGAGGGAACGCCATCCTCAGGCGGCGGCAAAAGGTGCGACAGGACGAGCGGCGCTGAGGGAACGCCATCCTCAGGCGGCGGCAAAAGGTGCGACAGAACGAGCGGCGCTGAGGGAACGCCATCCTCGGGCGGCGGCAAAAGATGCGACAGAACGAGCGGCGCTGAGGGAACGCCATCCTCAGGAGGCGGCAAAAGGTCCGTGCAAGTGGCGGCTCTGAGGGCTAGTCATCTTCAGGCGCCAATCAGAATCTAG